The Strix aluco isolate bStrAlu1 chromosome 1, bStrAlu1.hap1, whole genome shotgun sequence genome has a window encoding:
- the LOC141931819 gene encoding E3 ubiquitin-protein ligase TRIM7-like: MARAVLALGESLQAEATCPVCLELFSEPVITECGHNFCGRCLAAVLGTPPRPAACPQCRATVPPGSLRPNRPLGAMAAALEDEARRPRCPRHGEALALFCESCRGPLCPQCREGSPHRHHRARPAEEAARELRETLQDNLVFLQKEKEDFKPEGEKKSDGLLGKVTSERQRLRDAFEQLQRFLQEQEGVLLAQLAQAHQELAEERRRYVSSVSERKSLLDTLIVEIEKKRDQPVVEFLMDVGKTLSSCEAVKAPIPEPVSPELQRTLESLSETSQLVVDAVAKFKVNLLSKIDRERVKVTLDPETASSDLTLSKDRKTVRLGDRQQNLSDTPKRFTGSPSVLGCRGFMGGRHYWEVEVGDGDSWAVGVAVESVRRKDSLTMALGKIWALRLDWNRQYTALHMPPVPLELEEEPRRIRVHLDYEAGQVTFYNAENMTQILQFKASFTEKVFPYFWLWSQETYIQLCD, encoded by the exons ATGGCGCGGGCCGTGCTGGCCCTGGGCGAGAGCCTGCAGGCCGAGGCCACTTGCCCCGTGTGCCTGGAGCTCTTCTCCGAGCCCGTCATCACCGAGTGCGGCCACAACTTCTGCGGACGCTGCCTGGCGGCCGTGCTGGGgaccccgccgcgccccgccgcctgcccgcaGTGCCGCGCCACCGTCCCCCCCGGCTCGCTGCGGCCCAACCGCCCGCTGGGTGCCATGGCGGCGGCCCTGGAGGACGAGGcgcggcggccgcgctgcccgcggcACGGCGAGGCCCTGGCGCTCTTCTGCGAGAGCTGCCGCGGGCCGCTGTGCCCCCAGTGCCGGGAGGGATCCCCCCACCGCCACcaccgcgcccgccccgccgaggaGGCCGCCCGGGAGCTGCGG gagaCGCTCCAGGACAACCTGGTttttctacagaaagagaaagaagacttTAAGCccgaaggagaaaagaaaagcgATGGCCTGCTG GGGAAGGTGACCTCGGAGCGGCAGAGGCTGCGCGACGCCTTCGAGCAGCTGCAGCGGttcctgcaggagcaggagggtgTCCTGCTCGCCCAGCTCGCCCAGGCACACCAGGAGCTCGCCGAGGAGCGCCGCCGGTACGTCTCCAGCGTTTCAGAGAGGAAATCGCTGCTGGACACACTGATTGTGGAGATAGAGAAGAAACGTGACCAGCCTGTGGTTGAATTTCTTATG GATGTTGGCAAAACCCTGAGCAG CTGCGAGGCGGTGAAGGCCCCGATCCCGGAGCCGGTTTCCCCGGAGCTGCAGAGGACCCTTGAGAGCCTCTCTGAGACAAGCCAGCTGGTTGTGGACGCAGTGGCCAAATTCAAAG tGAACCTGCTGAGCAAAATCGACAGAGAAAGGG TGAAGGTGACACTGGACCCCGAGACGGCAAGCTCGGACCTGACCCTCTCAAAGGACCGCAAAACCGTGCGGCTGGGAGACAGACAGCAAAACCTCTCCGACACCCCCAAGAGATTCACGGGCAGCCCCAGCGTCCTGGGCTGCCGGGGGTTCATGGGCGGGAGGCATTACTGGGAGGTGGAGGTAGGGGACGGGGACAGCTGGGCCGTGGGGGTGGCCGTGGAGTCTGTGCGGAGGAAGGACTCGCTCACCATGGCCCTGGGGAAGATCTGGGCCCTGCGGCTGGACTGGAATCGCCAGTACACGGCGCTCCACATGCCCCCCGTCCCGCTGGAACTGGAGGAAGAGCCCCGGAGAATCAGGGTCCACCTGGACTACGAAGCGGGCCAAGTGACCTTCTACAATGCAGAGAACATGACGCAGATCTTGCAGTTCAAGGCCTCCTTCACCGAGAAGGTCTTCCCATACTTTTGGCTCTGGTCACAAGAAACCTATATCCAGCTGTGTGACTGA